One Pectobacterium cacticida genomic window, ATGTTCAACTGATGAGCGTCGAACAAATGGGTAAAACGCTCAATAATATGAGGAGAGTCGGCAACGTCAACCTTTACCCGGACGGTAGACGGTGTTGGCTGGCTGACGTGAGACTCCGTTCGCTTCATTACGATCAATAAATCCATCTCCGCCCCTTTCAGCGGTAGGGTTGACTCAATCAGCGTTATGGCGTTCCAGCTACCGGACAGCAACATAATGAAAGTGAACTCTTTGCCCAGCATAGCAAGACGGCTATCTTCGATATTACAGCCACAGCTACTGACATGGCGGGTAATCGCATTGACAATACCGGGGCGATCAACGCCCAGCGCGGTAATGACCAGATAGTGTTCCTGTGAGTGTGGCAACATCATGCGTCCTGTTTTTTTTTCCCCTTAATCACATGGTAAACATAAAAAATTGCCTGGAGCAATTTTTAACGCCGCTTGCGGCGGCCCGAAGGGCGGCGGGCAGGGATAGCCCGCCGTAAAAAAGCCTGGAGCAATTTTTAACGCCGCTTGCGGCGGCCCGGAGGGCGGCGGGCAGGGATAGCCCGCCGTAAAAAAGCCTGGAGCAATTTTTAACGCCGCGCGTCGTAAAACCGCAGAAGGATTTTTA contains:
- a CDS encoding glycine cleavage system transcriptional repressor, with translation MLPHSQEHYLVITALGVDRPGIVNAITRHVSSCGCNIEDSRLAMLGKEFTFIMLLSGSWNAITLIESTLPLKGAEMDLLIVMKRTESHVSQPTPSTVRVKVDVADSPHIIERFTHLFDAHQLNIAELVSKTQPAKGGEPPQLYIQIAAHSFATLDRSIIEPAFHQLCTELNAQGSISVVNYAQ